The Mycoplasmopsis gallinacea genome includes a window with the following:
- the fusA gene encoding elongation factor G, with protein sequence MARDYQLKDYRNIGIMAHIDAGKTTTTERILFHTGKIHKIGETHDGASQMDWMAQEQERGITITSAATTAFWKGKRINIIDTPGHVDFTVEVERSLRVLDGAVAVLDAQSGVEPQTETVWRQATNYKVPRIVYVNKMDKAGADFAASVASVKSRLGGNAVAIQWPIGAESDFKGLVDLVTLQAYTYNGEAQEEEFPTEIPADLKDIVVEKRQELLEAVANFDEELMMRVLEGEEISEEEFKDAIRKATLTSEFFPVVCGTSFKNKGVKKMIDAVVDYLPSPIDVPAIKAHLGDEEVSVEATDDGDFAALAFKVMNDPYVGSLTFFRVYRGVLEKGSYVYNSTKEQKERIGRLLQMHANSRVEIDECRAGDIAAAVGLKYTTTGDTLIAEKTPKIVLEKMVFPEPVISQALEPESKAATEKLSLGLQKLAAEDPTFRTYTDEETGQTIIAGMGELHLDIIVDRLKREFGVQAKVGAPQVSYRETITKTADVEGKYIKQSGGKGQYGHVWIKFEPNPDQGFEFVDKIVGGKIPKEYIKSIQKGLEDKMAAGILAGYPMIDVKATLFDGSYHDVDSSEMAYKIAASKALTKAKDQIGTVLLEPIMDVSVVVPNDHIGDVIGDLSRRRGLVNDQEQRNDGSTNVRAMVPLSEMFGYSTELRSMTSGRGTYQMQFDHYEKCPNSIADPIIKRRNIQDKDED encoded by the coding sequence ATGGCTAGAGATTATCAATTAAAAGATTACCGTAACATCGGAATTATGGCCCACATTGATGCAGGGAAAACTACTACTACAGAAAGAATTTTATTCCACACAGGTAAAATTCACAAAATTGGTGAAACACACGACGGAGCTAGTCAAATGGACTGAATGGCTCAAGAACAAGAACGTGGAATCACAATTACTTCAGCTGCTACAACAGCATTCTGAAAAGGAAAAAGAATTAACATTATCGATACACCAGGACACGTTGACTTTACAGTTGAGGTTGAACGTTCATTACGTGTATTAGATGGTGCTGTTGCTGTTTTAGATGCTCAATCAGGAGTTGAGCCTCAAACAGAAACTGTTTGAAGACAAGCGACAAACTACAAAGTTCCACGTATTGTTTATGTAAACAAAATGGATAAAGCTGGTGCTGACTTTGCAGCTTCAGTTGCTTCAGTTAAAAGCCGTTTAGGTGGAAATGCAGTTGCTATCCAATGACCAATTGGTGCTGAATCAGATTTCAAAGGGCTTGTAGATCTTGTTACATTACAAGCTTACACATACAACGGAGAAGCTCAAGAAGAAGAATTTCCAACAGAAATTCCTGCTGATTTAAAAGATATTGTTGTTGAAAAACGTCAAGAACTTTTAGAAGCAGTTGCTAACTTTGACGAAGAACTTATGATGAGAGTTCTTGAAGGTGAAGAAATTTCTGAAGAAGAATTTAAAGATGCAATTAGAAAAGCTACTTTAACTTCAGAGTTCTTCCCAGTTGTTTGTGGTACATCATTCAAAAACAAAGGTGTTAAGAAAATGATCGACGCTGTTGTTGATTACCTTCCATCACCAATTGATGTTCCAGCAATTAAAGCTCACTTAGGTGATGAAGAAGTTAGTGTTGAAGCTACAGATGATGGGGACTTTGCTGCTCTTGCATTCAAAGTTATGAATGACCCATACGTAGGAAGCTTAACATTCTTCCGTGTATACCGTGGAGTTTTAGAAAAAGGAAGCTACGTATACAACTCAACAAAAGAACAAAAAGAACGTATTGGACGTTTATTACAAATGCACGCAAACAGCCGTGTGGAAATTGATGAATGTCGTGCAGGAGATATCGCAGCTGCTGTTGGACTTAAATATACAACAACAGGTGATACTCTTATTGCTGAAAAAACACCTAAAATTGTTCTTGAAAAAATGGTTTTCCCAGAACCGGTTATTTCACAAGCTCTTGAACCAGAATCAAAAGCTGCAACAGAAAAACTTTCACTTGGACTTCAAAAACTTGCAGCAGAAGATCCTACATTCAGAACTTACACAGACGAAGAAACAGGACAAACAATTATTGCCGGAATGGGTGAATTACACCTTGACATTATTGTAGACCGTCTTAAAAGAGAATTCGGTGTTCAAGCTAAAGTTGGAGCACCTCAAGTTTCATACCGTGAAACAATTACAAAAACAGCTGATGTTGAAGGTAAATACATCAAACAATCTGGAGGGAAAGGACAATACGGACACGTATGAATTAAATTTGAACCTAACCCAGATCAAGGATTTGAATTCGTTGATAAAATTGTTGGTGGAAAAATTCCTAAAGAATACATTAAATCAATTCAAAAAGGTCTTGAAGACAAAATGGCAGCAGGTATTTTAGCTGGATACCCAATGATTGATGTTAAAGCTACATTATTTGATGGATCATACCACGACGTCGATTCATCTGAAATGGCTTATAAAATTGCTGCTTCTAAAGCTCTTACAAAAGCTAAAGACCAAATTGGTACAGTATTACTTGAACCAATTATGGACGTTTCAGTAGTTGTTCCAAATGACCACATCGGGGATGTTATTGGTGACTTATCACGTCGTAGAGGACTTGTTAATGACCAAGAACAAAGAAACGATGGATCAACAAACGTTCGTGCTATGGTACCTCTTTCAGAAATGTTCGGATACTCAACAGAGCTTAGATCTATGACAAGTGGACGTGGAACATACCAAATGCAATTTGATCACTATGAAAAATGTCCAAACAGCATTGCTGATCCAATCATTAAACGTAGAAACATTCAAGACAAAGACGAAGATTAA
- a CDS encoding ABC transporter permease, with amino-acid sequence MFKYLSQRILLAILTLIIIVLVVYLSVAIFAENPFVRQLTVSAGDKKALTESQIRDLFEKSKAFHLTPANLEFAEHKKDWIYFKVSPFVRLGYWFKDIFNKEYPFGNVFDQNVFSGANAKNIPDLFFKYIKFSIIITLPSFIISAILGIALGIVAGYKRGTTFDIFVNFFSLVFIALPSFIVAPIFISILLNFNIPPIFQNPSNEEVVKAMGWGKIILSWLPPIFIIVLGSLSGYISYARNQVVTVLTSNYVLIAKSKGLSRSEIFFKYVLRNISIPLAALIIPSYIGLLSGGIIIETYWQVPGTSKVLSQAFPTGEINLIMFSTFFFTTLGLFTTILVDVVYTILDPRIKYGTTSKYNLRTWFTATLERNKQFKELNELAKGGN; translated from the coding sequence ATGTTTAAATATCTTTCCCAGAGAATTTTACTTGCAATTTTAACATTAATTATTATTGTTTTAGTTGTATACCTTTCTGTGGCGATATTTGCTGAAAACCCCTTTGTTAGACAACTTACTGTGTCAGCAGGGGATAAGAAAGCTTTAACAGAGAGTCAAATTAGAGATTTATTTGAAAAATCAAAAGCTTTCCATTTAACTCCAGCAAATCTTGAGTTCGCAGAACACAAAAAAGACTGAATCTATTTTAAAGTAAGTCCATTTGTTCGTTTAGGATATTGATTTAAAGACATTTTTAACAAAGAATACCCTTTTGGTAATGTTTTTGATCAAAACGTCTTTTCAGGAGCAAATGCAAAAAATATACCTGACCTTTTCTTTAAATACATTAAGTTTTCAATTATCATCACATTACCTTCATTTATTATTAGTGCAATTTTAGGTATAGCACTTGGAATTGTTGCTGGATATAAAAGAGGTACAACATTTGATATCTTTGTCAATTTCTTCTCTCTTGTTTTTATAGCATTACCTTCATTTATTGTTGCTCCTATCTTTATTTCAATTTTGTTGAACTTTAACATTCCGCCTATTTTCCAAAACCCATCCAATGAAGAAGTTGTTAAGGCTATGGGATGAGGAAAAATAATTTTATCTTGATTACCACCAATATTCATTATTGTGCTTGGTTCACTTTCTGGATATATTTCATATGCGCGTAACCAAGTTGTTACTGTTCTTACATCTAATTATGTATTAATAGCAAAATCAAAAGGCTTAAGCAGAAGTGAAATTTTCTTCAAATATGTTTTAAGAAATATTTCTATTCCACTTGCTGCCTTAATTATTCCTTCATATATAGGTCTTTTATCTGGTGGTATTATTATCGAAACATATTGACAAGTTCCAGGGACTTCAAAAGTTTTATCACAAGCGTTCCCAACTGGAGAAATTAACTTAATTATGTTTTCAACTTTCTTCTTTACCACATTAGGATTATTTACAACAATTCTTGTTGATGTTGTTTATACAATTTTAGACCCAAGAATTAAGTATGGAACAACTTCAAAATACAATTTAAGAACTTGATTTACAGCAACATTAGAAAGAAATAAACAATTTAAAGAATTAAATGAATTAGCTAAAGGAGGTAATTAA
- the lepB gene encoding signal peptidase I encodes MQKQIDFLKRNKNKILLFILFLLILVIVFIYFLLFFPVKINGNSMLPLLKNGEWKLAFKYGPYNQKDIIIFEQNGVNVVKMIVGKEGDKIIIENNKLFINNNLFTSLFMGNFGDNIELIVPKNHFFVLGTNLNFSDDSRVFGFINSHQIIGKILF; translated from the coding sequence ATGCAAAAACAAATAGACTTCTTAAAGAGAAATAAAAATAAAATACTTTTATTTATTTTATTTTTATTAATATTAGTTATTGTTTTTATTTATTTTTTACTTTTTTTTCCAGTTAAAATTAATGGCAATTCAATGCTACCATTATTAAAAAATGGTGAATGAAAATTAGCTTTCAAATATGGTCCATACAATCAAAAGGATATAATTATTTTTGAACAAAATGGTGTTAATGTAGTGAAAATGATAGTCGGAAAAGAAGGTGATAAGATTATTATTGAAAATAATAAACTTTTTATAAATAATAATCTTTTCACTAGTTTATTTATGGGTAATTTTGGTGATAATATAGAATTAATAGTTCCAAAAAACCATTTTTTTGTTTTAGGAACAAATTTAAATTTTAGTGATGATTCTAGAGTTTTTGGTTTTATAAACTCTCACCAAATAATTGGAAAAATATTATTTTAA
- a CDS encoding OppA family ABC transporter substrate-binding lipoprotein: MKFRKRFLLGTATVVAVPLTSVLAIACGDTTKNPSKNGTTNNGNENSSNILTSSSLVTKVRYLTGDDSNLSAFARQGAYKSITNATYNLKDFRWDRSWLYGGKDGAYLEDGTTGTLISFKAIGQAQYSEATEVNDEGIETKTIRISKPSGEAMVFEHADAIIITTNDGIEHVYDSDEAEVLPAPEIDGKYYNETVVTLTSNNSKSINSLSFQENLQNAKKVSFRVRQGAKWVDKNGNETQYKVSAYDYWAGLVRTLLFTGQYRLSHGGKESLDEKMKGLLHAPGKLLDSKTSYGNSYLFDLYNVNFEHLIQKDTAVTTDAEGNTYFNIEKKNLDETALFGEILKNIYSTYEFTPMPYEYVSQNQNTPIISTVKPTSGANSFDTEAYKTDILNAEGLAKELGFYWYGTTIENTLFSGKYYGIPYNGDTLIESIKLNEHYSNKEFLKDKQNVLVFQQQYQSGEVDQDAFIQTSFNAYTSGDNVSLNYSALPKNLKDQVDQNKQKYGMSYVKVLNTDAYAKTKINLMVPSLPDGPNAGKYNFDNLVSQLLYGHSLNNVYTSTDVVKNYSTGISIEFRTILPAAINWKPVVNDLTPNRPSSPWLSPLAPDAAIKEDFNDHSLAENNLRANAEALNTLFVVDSQTGEKVDLGGQIGTEISQSENSSLDKNEDDKYKSSAFDLLSERMTALLDRLYTQTNTPESTRVNIPYFYRFINPNPPILMTFRKLANTMNALDKKGRLNISFDYSQNADGWRTHWGSGSFETLASWGYDYKTIGSGIDGIGTQSQLLNLFAQLSTDSELAQKFGSAFPRLVEAAKAFKAYVEKIESEGALLSIPFADWAILSPTLLSDFIYALGSEKLNEAKNAYVALSAEEKGNGRYLTVADITSKFWLNYNNSPSVTKKSLLELANELVVYFGFTFDAVTTIGKNNFTPTVSNPSYIKPQTNFDFLDFGWIKLGEEKLS, encoded by the coding sequence ATGAAATTTAGAAAAAGGTTTTTACTTGGAACAGCAACAGTAGTAGCGGTTCCTCTTACATCAGTTTTAGCTATTGCTTGTGGTGATACAACCAAAAATCCATCAAAAAATGGAACAACAAATAATGGAAACGAAAATTCATCTAATATTCTTACATCAAGTTCATTAGTAACAAAAGTAAGATATTTAACAGGTGATGATTCAAATTTATCAGCTTTTGCTAGACAAGGTGCATATAAATCAATTACTAATGCTACATACAACTTAAAAGATTTTAGATGAGATCGTTCATGACTTTATGGTGGTAAAGATGGTGCATATTTAGAAGATGGTACAACAGGTACACTTATTTCATTTAAAGCTATTGGACAAGCTCAATACAGTGAAGCTACAGAAGTAAATGATGAAGGTATTGAAACTAAAACAATTAGAATTTCAAAACCTTCAGGTGAGGCAATGGTTTTTGAGCATGCTGATGCAATTATTATTACAACTAATGACGGTATAGAACATGTTTATGATTCTGATGAAGCGGAAGTTCTACCTGCACCTGAAATAGATGGTAAATATTATAATGAAACAGTTGTAACACTTACTTCGAATAACTCAAAATCAATTAACTCACTTTCTTTCCAAGAAAATTTACAAAATGCTAAAAAAGTTAGTTTTAGAGTTAGACAAGGTGCTAAATGAGTTGATAAAAATGGAAACGAAACACAATATAAAGTTTCAGCTTATGATTACTGAGCAGGTCTTGTAAGAACTTTATTATTCACAGGTCAATACCGTTTAAGTCACGGTGGAAAAGAATCTCTTGACGAAAAAATGAAAGGTCTTTTACACGCACCTGGAAAATTACTTGATAGTAAAACAAGTTATGGAAACTCATATCTTTTTGACTTATATAATGTAAATTTTGAGCACTTAATTCAAAAGGATACAGCAGTGACTACAGATGCAGAAGGTAATACATATTTCAATATTGAAAAGAAAAACCTTGATGAAACAGCTTTATTTGGTGAGATTCTTAAAAATATTTATTCTACATATGAATTTACACCAATGCCTTATGAATATGTAAGTCAAAATCAAAATACTCCAATTATTTCAACTGTAAAACCTACAAGCGGAGCTAATTCATTTGATACAGAAGCATATAAAACAGATATATTAAATGCTGAAGGACTTGCTAAAGAACTTGGATTTTACTGATATGGAACAACAATTGAAAATACCTTATTCTCAGGTAAATACTATGGAATTCCATATAACGGTGACACTTTAATTGAATCAATTAAACTTAATGAACACTACTCAAATAAAGAATTCTTAAAAGATAAACAAAATGTTCTTGTTTTCCAACAACAATATCAATCAGGTGAAGTTGATCAAGATGCATTTATTCAAACATCTTTCAACGCATATACTTCTGGAGATAATGTGAGTTTAAATTATTCTGCGTTGCCAAAAAACCTTAAAGATCAAGTAGATCAAAATAAACAAAAATACGGAATGTCTTATGTTAAAGTTTTAAACACAGATGCTTATGCAAAAACTAAAATTAACTTAATGGTACCTTCACTTCCAGATGGACCTAATGCCGGAAAATACAATTTTGATAATTTAGTGTCTCAATTATTATATGGACATTCACTTAACAATGTTTATACATCTACAGATGTTGTTAAAAATTACTCAACTGGTATTTCAATTGAATTTAGAACTATTTTACCAGCAGCAATTAACTGAAAACCTGTTGTTAATGATTTAACACCAAATAGACCAAGCTCACCATGACTTTCACCTTTAGCACCAGATGCTGCAATTAAAGAGGATTTTAACGATCATTCACTTGCAGAAAATAACTTAAGAGCTAATGCTGAAGCGCTCAATACATTATTCGTTGTAGATTCACAAACAGGTGAAAAAGTTGATTTAGGTGGACAAATTGGTACAGAAATTTCTCAATCAGAAAACTCAAGTCTTGATAAAAATGAAGATGATAAATATAAATCATCAGCATTTGATTTATTATCAGAAAGAATGACAGCATTATTAGATAGATTATATACACAAACAAATACTCCAGAATCTACAAGAGTAAATATTCCTTATTTCTATAGATTCATCAACCCTAATCCACCGATTTTAATGACATTCAGAAAATTAGCTAATACAATGAATGCTCTTGATAAAAAAGGAAGATTAAACATTAGCTTTGATTACTCACAAAATGCAGATGGATGAAGAACTCATTGAGGATCAGGAAGTTTTGAAACTCTTGCTTCATGAGGATATGACTATAAAACTATTGGTTCTGGTATAGATGGAATTGGTACTCAATCACAATTACTAAACCTTTTTGCTCAACTTTCTACAGATTCTGAATTAGCACAAAAATTTGGAAGTGCTTTTCCACGTTTAGTTGAAGCTGCTAAAGCATTTAAAGCTTATGTTGAAAAAATTGAATCTGAAGGAGCTTTACTTAGTATTCCATTTGCAGATTGAGCAATATTAAGTCCAACATTACTTAGTGATTTTATATATGCTTTAGGATCAGAAAAATTAAATGAAGCTAAAAATGCTTATGTAGCCTTATCAGCAGAAGAAAAAGGAAATGGAAGGTATTTAACAGTTGCGGATATAACATCTAAATTCTGATTAAACTACAACAACTCACCTAGTGTAACTAAAAAATCATTATTAGAATTAGCAAATGAATTAGTTGTGTACTTTGGATTTACTTTTGATGCCGTAACAACAATTGGTAAAAACAACTTTACCCCAACTGTTTCAAACCCAAGTTACATTAAACCTCAAACAAACTTTGACTTCTTAGACTTTGGTTGAATTAAATTAGGAGAAGAAAAATTATCTTAA
- a CDS encoding ATP-binding cassette domain-containing protein, producing the protein MIKIFNLNKKINDKKIFSNINLEIPINKLTFIIGPSGVGKSTLLNVLGGIDKEYDGTIEYNFNNISIDPSTLLKNNYVDFIFQDYNLFEDLSVEDNLVFPLNFLGHNLSKEEIIKVINELGIKEIQLNEKVKNLSGGEKQRIAIARAILRKSEFILADEPTGNLDTENSENIFKILSSLSKKRTIIVVSHDLEAAKKYGDYIYDLKNNELLENKPTCNEYLFNDIKNNLGKNNFWNKYKPLLKFSWVGIKRKIISFILMIFLISSTSALLSNTYSLHNNSQFVSTKYFKETNSDFIELKYQTNSWNLIDIKKIDELNNRIGNLSSTSYYSYYPQIRIAALTNSDKILELNFDEIDNSSFWTNKLASMNIIGKASLDVNEVIVWKKDAEKYNLDLYTNNELKTDNGIIFKIVGIVDYDDMIDLSNYYSYVNNYEKINIFVSAETTKKISSEINKNSKFSFSILKYINDEIAVQIANSSMIDYDENLNDNEFTFISPVKKQLNIGEKYKIDSDFHIDMDLVLNNFLIDKNSENTKIKFSKKTFENLKKIHSEYISGYPNSLLIYFNSAENLQKSLNLLNDLAKEDSKIVIHTNFASLGKMIVQNSKDTTKIIFIFAISIFMISIIAVAIFSHLIVSSKSKEIALLKLLGLNSRQSLIYHLFSFIFVALVSIVFSLLIMYPIYLIFTLLINNLALLKFNWLLNITTLFIFWSAISFVSFLIYFFVSLRKFYAKTNRLLKEK; encoded by the coding sequence ATGATTAAAATATTTAACTTAAACAAAAAAATCAATGATAAAAAGATTTTCTCAAATATAAATTTAGAAATACCAATAAATAAATTAACTTTTATAATAGGTCCTTCTGGCGTTGGAAAATCAACTTTATTAAATGTATTAGGTGGCATTGATAAAGAATATGATGGAACCATTGAATATAATTTTAATAATATCTCTATAGATCCATCAACTTTATTAAAAAATAATTATGTAGATTTTATTTTTCAAGATTATAATCTTTTTGAAGATTTAAGTGTAGAAGACAATCTAGTTTTTCCATTAAATTTTTTAGGACATAATTTAAGTAAAGAAGAAATAATAAAAGTAATTAATGAATTAGGTATAAAAGAAATTCAATTAAATGAAAAAGTGAAGAATTTATCGGGTGGTGAAAAGCAAAGAATTGCTATTGCAAGAGCTATATTAAGAAAATCTGAGTTTATTTTAGCTGATGAACCTACTGGAAATTTAGATACTGAAAATAGTGAAAATATTTTTAAAATATTGTCTAGTTTATCGAAAAAAAGAACTATTATTGTAGTTTCTCATGATTTAGAAGCGGCTAAAAAATATGGTGATTATATTTATGATTTAAAAAATAATGAATTATTAGAAAACAAACCAACTTGTAATGAGTATTTATTTAATGATATAAAAAATAATTTAGGCAAAAATAATTTTTGAAATAAATATAAACCATTACTTAAGTTTTCTTGAGTTGGAATTAAAAGAAAGATTATTTCTTTTATTTTAATGATTTTTCTTATTTCTTCAACATCTGCTTTATTATCAAATACTTATTCCTTGCATAATAATTCTCAATTTGTTTCTACAAAATATTTTAAAGAAACAAATTCTGATTTTATAGAATTAAAATATCAAACTAATTCATGAAATTTAATTGATATTAAAAAAATTGATGAATTAAATAATAGAATTGGTAATTTATCTTCAACTTCATACTATTCATATTATCCACAGATAAGAATTGCTGCATTAACTAATAGTGATAAAATATTAGAACTAAATTTTGATGAGATTGACAATTCAAGTTTTTGAACCAATAAATTAGCAAGTATGAACATTATTGGAAAAGCAAGTTTAGATGTAAATGAAGTTATTGTTTGAAAAAAAGATGCTGAAAAGTATAATTTAGATTTATACACAAATAATGAATTAAAAACAGATAATGGAATAATTTTCAAGATTGTGGGTATTGTTGATTATGATGATATGATAGATTTATCTAATTATTATTCCTATGTAAATAATTATGAAAAAATAAATATATTTGTTAGCGCAGAGACAACGAAGAAAATTTCATCAGAAATAAATAAAAATTCAAAATTTAGTTTTTCTATTCTAAAATATATTAATGATGAAATTGCTGTACAAATTGCAAATTCATCAATGATTGATTATGATGAAAATTTAAACGATAATGAATTTACATTCATATCTCCTGTAAAAAAACAGTTAAATATCGGAGAAAAATATAAAATTGATAGCGATTTTCATATTGATATGGATTTAGTATTAAATAATTTTTTAATAGATAAAAATTCTGAAAATACTAAAATTAAATTTAGTAAAAAAACATTCGAAAATTTAAAAAAAATACATTCAGAGTACATAAGTGGATATCCTAATAGTCTTTTAATATATTTTAATAGTGCTGAAAATCTACAAAAATCTTTAAATTTACTCAATGATTTAGCTAAAGAAGATTCAAAAATAGTAATTCATACAAATTTTGCTTCACTAGGTAAAATGATTGTTCAAAATAGTAAAGACACAACAAAAATTATTTTTATTTTCGCTATTTCTATATTTATGATTTCAATAATTGCCGTTGCTATTTTTTCACATTTAATAGTTAGTTCTAAATCTAAAGAAATTGCTTTACTAAAATTATTAGGATTGAATTCTAGACAAAGTTTAATCTATCATTTATTTTCATTTATTTTTGTTGCTTTAGTTTCGATTGTTTTTTCTTTATTAATAATGTATCCTATTTATTTAATTTTTACATTATTGATTAATAATTTAGCTTTATTAAAATTTAATTGATTATTAAATATAACAACATTGTTTATATTTTGATCAGCTATTTCATTTGTTTCATTTTTAATATACTTTTTTGTATCTCTTAGAAAATTTTATGCAAAAACAAATAGACTTCTTAAAGAGAAATAA
- the pepF gene encoding oligoendopeptidase F: MEAKQYKNYQDIPKKYRWDLEAILENKTYQYWVDKYKELWEQKIAIKNSKFDNLASYTKGLKLEEELTLVTFKLHNYLSNNLNTNLIDPKFNKLQQEFDFLTQAFVSRFGSEENRIYAHKDKIWDWKEKPELKSYKRYLTDLLDSFTHKLSDDVEEYIKKTSFGKANLNKIFSILTNSELDFGTIELSKNKKVKLNPTNRLKLLKHQNKDVRKQAYQNFLKGYIKHKNSLSEVLYQHFKDLATEANVRKYDSVISMLTYEDKVSDALLNKLFSQVQINKKVLFRYKRWYKKFYKAKFGEKIQIWDWSRDLITVDSDYSVEKAKELVENALKPFGSEYMNQIHKALNENWVDFMSADSKRGGAYSIGSSYGIDKKYILMNFNGQLRGVETLAHELGHSMHSYYSDTRQDLINSQYPIFLAEIASIFNELMLYDYLLQKSDNDKLKFSILTSMINGFIATVMRQVEWANYEYDLYKGIEEGTLSSSFDSLSKLYYQNSLKYTLERSVKHNDETTIFSIYVPHFYYRFYVYKYAIGQLVASYFFAQYKAKGTSALENYIDNFLSAGNSDYPIEILKKVGVNLEDDQFYKQGFDYVEKLIDQWVKLGKKIFKFK, translated from the coding sequence ATGGAAGCTAAACAATATAAAAACTATCAGGATATACCTAAAAAGTATCGCTGAGATTTAGAAGCTATTTTAGAAAATAAAACTTATCAGTATTGGGTTGATAAATATAAAGAGCTTTGAGAGCAAAAAATCGCTATTAAAAATTCTAAATTTGACAACTTAGCTAGTTATACAAAAGGCCTTAAGTTAGAAGAAGAATTAACTTTAGTGACTTTTAAGCTCCATAATTACTTATCAAACAATCTTAATACTAATTTAATAGATCCTAAATTTAATAAGCTCCAACAAGAATTTGATTTTCTAACTCAAGCATTTGTATCAAGATTTGGATCAGAAGAAAATAGAATTTATGCTCATAAAGACAAAATATGAGATTGAAAAGAAAAACCAGAACTTAAGAGCTACAAACGTTATTTAACTGATTTGCTTGATTCATTTACTCATAAGCTTAGTGATGATGTTGAAGAGTATATTAAAAAAACTTCTTTTGGTAAAGCTAATTTAAATAAGATTTTTAGCATTTTAACCAACAGCGAACTTGATTTTGGGACTATTGAGCTATCTAAAAATAAGAAAGTTAAATTAAACCCAACTAATCGCTTAAAGCTTCTTAAGCATCAAAACAAAGATGTTAGAAAGCAAGCTTATCAAAACTTCCTAAAAGGTTATATTAAGCATAAAAATTCTTTATCAGAAGTTTTATATCAGCACTTTAAAGATTTAGCAACAGAAGCAAATGTTCGCAAGTACGATTCAGTAATTTCAATGCTTACTTATGAAGATAAAGTTTCTGATGCGTTATTAAATAAATTGTTTTCTCAAGTCCAAATAAATAAAAAAGTGCTCTTTAGATATAAACGCTGATATAAGAAGTTTTATAAAGCAAAATTTGGAGAAAAAATCCAAATTTGAGATTGAAGCAGAGATTTAATTACGGTAGATTCAGATTATAGCGTTGAAAAAGCTAAAGAGCTAGTTGAAAATGCGCTTAAGCCTTTCGGAAGTGAGTATATGAATCAAATTCACAAAGCTTTAAATGAAAATTGAGTAGATTTTATGAGCGCAGATTCTAAGCGTGGTGGAGCTTATAGCATTGGATCATCTTACGGAATTGATAAAAAATATATCTTAATGAATTTTAATGGTCAATTACGTGGAGTGGAAACTTTAGCTCATGAGCTTGGGCACTCAATGCATTCATATTATTCAGATACTCGTCAGGATCTTATTAATAGTCAATATCCAATTTTCTTAGCTGAAATTGCATCAATTTTTAATGAGTTAATGCTTTATGATTATCTCCTTCAAAAATCAGATAATGACAAGTTAAAATTTAGCATTTTAACAAGTATGATTAATGGTTTTATTGCAACTGTGATGAGACAAGTTGAGTGAGCAAATTATGAATACGATTTATATAAGGGTATTGAAGAAGGAACTCTTTCAAGTAGTTTCGATTCGCTTAGCAAACTTTATTATCAAAACTCCTTAAAATACACGCTTGAAAGAAGTGTTAAGCACAATGATGAAACAACTATTTTCTCAATTTATGTGCCGCACTTTTATTATAGATTTTACGTATATAAATACGCAATTGGCCAATTAGTTGCTAGCTATTTCTTTGCACAATATAAAGCTAAAGGAACTAGCGCTTTAGAAAATTACATTGATAATTTCTTAAGCGCTGGAAATAGCGATTATCCAATTGAAATACTTAAAAAAGTAGGTGTAAATTTAGAAGATGATCAATTTTATAAACAAGGATTTGACTATGTTGAAAAACTAATTGATCAATGAGTAAAATTAGGTAAAAAAATATTTAAATTTAAATAA